ACACGACCTACCGGCACGTTCACCTCCGGCGCACGCACGACGGGCGCGTGATCTTCATCGGCGACGCGGCCCACGCGATGAGCCCGCACTTGGGTCAGGGAATCAACCTCGCGCTGGTGGATGCGTGGCGCCTGGCCGCGTGCTTGCGGACCGCGGACTCGCCGGCCGCTGCGTTCACGGCTTTCGTCAAAGCGCAGCGTGACTACTTGCGGTACTACTCCACCATCACGTGGCTCCTATCGCCGTTCTTCCAGTCCGGCTGGCGCGTACTGGCTTGTGGACGCGACATCGCGCTCCCGCTGATGCCGTGGATACCACCAGTGAAGAGGCAGATGCTCTTGACCGTTTGCGGACTGAAGGGCGGCGTCCTGAAGGGCCGGTTAACGGTGTAGAAATGACTCACCCCAGCGCCCCACGCGGGCACGACTAACATTTGCTAACATTTTGGCCGGCGCGTGCCACCTACCGCGCGAGTGCGGCACGAATCTCCTTCACCGGCAATACCTTAGAGCGATCCTGCCGCTTTCTGGCCCCGTGTCGGAGGCTAACATTTGCTGACACCGGAGCCAGTTTTTACCGGTTTTGGAATAGTTCCCACCACGAATGTTGGTGCCCTCCGACCCTTACTCAAGCAAGCTCCCATTCACCCTTCGCGGCTCGCCAGGGCCACGGATAGATTATAGTGTACACATTAACAAAATCAACTCAATTTGGCCCTGCACTCCTACGTCGCTGAGTTTTCGTGAGGTACCTACTCGCTCGTTAACGCCCGCCATTCGTCACAATCTCAAGTGAACGGCGAGTGTGAACGAGCGGCCTTGTGCGAGAACGTTGACCTGCAGCGCCGCCCAAGTCGGCGCGTCACTGCAGGTCAACGTCGTGCGTGTTACTGCCCTTCTTGACCGCGAAGCTCGGGATCGCGCCGGCCGTCGCGTACTTCTTCGGGATGGCCGCACCTTTGCCGGCTTCGGGCATACCGGGCATCGCCGCCGTTTGGCCGACGACCTTGACCGGCCCCGAGCCTGTGACGACGATCTTCGTGTCTCCAGGCGGCACTTCGTTGACGGTATAAGTACCGTCCGCGTTGACGATCGAACTCGATTCCTTGCCGTCGGCCCCAATGAACTTGATGAGCGTTCCCGGCGCCGGGGCCGCGCCCTTCACGGTCAACTTCCCCGTGACGGTGCCCTTATCCCCCGAGCTTCCGCAGCCCGCGAGACCGAGTGTCACGCAAAACAGGCCGAGCACCGGTAACCACCGGCCCGCGAACGGAACCTTCGGCAGAGTAATGATGTGAGGCATGGGTATTCCTGATGGGTGGGAGCAAGCGTATGGAATCGTAGCCCCCGCCCGAAAAAGCGGGCGGGGGCGGTAATTCGAGCGGCTCGAACGAGCCGCGACCGCGAGGGAGCGGGGCTCCCGGTGTACGTTGAACGGCCAAGAGCGTGGTAGCGCCTCCCGCCCCCTTGCGGTCGCGGCTCGTTCGAGCCGAAACGCGCGGCTCGGTTTACCAGTCGCTCGACAGAACCTGACCGTCGTCCGGGGTCAGTGCGTACTGCCAGGACAGTTGCGACACGCCGGAGCTGACGCTGCGGACGCTGCCGTCGGCCAGGGCGACCAGACAG
The Gemmata palustris DNA segment above includes these coding regions:
- a CDS encoding carboxypeptidase-like regulatory domain-containing protein, which encodes MPHIITLPKVPFAGRWLPVLGLFCVTLGLAGCGSSGDKGTVTGKLTVKGAAPAPGTLIKFIGADGKESSSIVNADGTYTVNEVPPGDTKIVVTGSGPVKVVGQTAAMPGMPEAGKGAAIPKKYATAGAIPSFAVKKGSNTHDVDLQ